A single window of Kitasatospora sp. HUAS MG31 DNA harbors:
- a CDS encoding 2-oxoacid:acceptor oxidoreductase subunit alpha: MTSQVDQSEAVEGSDGGDRPEPVASAVHAGRPAKPIRRLDRVIIRFAGDSGDGMQLTGDRFTSETASFGNDLSTLPNFPAEIRAPAGTLPGVSSFQLHFADHDILTPGDAPNVLVAMNPAALKANLADLPRGAEIIVNTDEFTKRALAKVGYAADPLADGSLEAYRLHKVPLTALTVEALKDSGLARKDAERAKNMFALGLLSWMYHRPTHGTEAFLRRKFAKKPDIAEANIVAFRAGWNFGETTEDFAVSYEIAPAALPTGTYRNISGNLALSYGLIAASQRSQLPLFLGSYPITPASDILHELSKHKNFGVRTFQAEDEIAGIGAALGAAFGGALGVTTTSGPGVALKSETIGLAVSLELPLLVVDIQRGGPSTGLPTKTEQADLLQAMFGRNGEAPVPVVAPATPAECFDAALEAARIALTYRTPVFLLSDGYLANGSEPWRIPKVDELPDLTVEFATEPNHTLEDGSTAFWPYKRDPQTLARPWAVPGTPGLEHRIGGIEKQNGTGNISYDPANHDFMVRTRQAKVDGIAVPAVEVDDPSGEARVLVLGWGSTYGPITAAVRRVRADGGHVAQAHLRHLNPFPANLGAVLKGYDKVIVPEMNLGQLALLLRAKYLVDAQSYNQVRGLPFKAAQLADVLWAAIGNLDEES; encoded by the coding sequence GTGACCAGTCAGGTCGATCAGTCAGAGGCAGTGGAGGGATCGGACGGCGGGGACCGCCCCGAGCCGGTCGCGTCGGCGGTGCACGCCGGGCGCCCGGCGAAGCCGATCCGGCGGCTGGACCGCGTGATCATCCGGTTCGCCGGCGACTCCGGTGACGGTATGCAGCTCACCGGTGACCGCTTCACGTCGGAGACGGCGTCGTTCGGCAACGACCTGTCCACCCTGCCGAACTTCCCTGCCGAGATCCGGGCACCCGCCGGCACCCTGCCGGGCGTGTCCAGCTTCCAGCTGCACTTCGCCGACCACGACATCCTCACCCCGGGCGACGCGCCGAACGTCCTCGTCGCGATGAACCCGGCCGCCCTCAAGGCCAACCTGGCGGACCTGCCCCGCGGCGCCGAGATCATCGTCAACACCGACGAGTTCACCAAGCGCGCCCTGGCCAAGGTCGGCTACGCCGCCGACCCGCTCGCCGACGGCTCGCTGGAGGCGTACCGGCTGCACAAGGTGCCGCTGACCGCGCTGACCGTCGAGGCGCTCAAGGACAGCGGCCTGGCCCGCAAGGACGCCGAGCGGGCGAAGAACATGTTCGCCCTGGGCCTGCTGTCCTGGATGTACCACCGGCCCACCCACGGCACCGAGGCGTTCCTGCGCCGGAAGTTCGCCAAGAAGCCGGACATCGCCGAGGCCAACATCGTCGCCTTCCGGGCCGGCTGGAACTTCGGCGAGACCACCGAGGACTTCGCGGTCAGCTACGAGATCGCCCCGGCCGCGCTGCCCACCGGCACCTACCGCAACATCTCCGGCAACCTGGCGCTCTCCTACGGCCTGATCGCCGCCTCCCAGCGCTCGCAGCTGCCGCTGTTCCTCGGCTCGTACCCGATCACCCCGGCCTCGGACATCCTGCACGAGCTGTCCAAGCACAAGAACTTCGGCGTGCGGACCTTCCAGGCCGAGGACGAGATCGCCGGCATCGGCGCCGCCCTCGGCGCGGCCTTCGGCGGCGCGCTCGGCGTGACCACCACCTCGGGCCCCGGCGTGGCGCTGAAGTCCGAGACCATCGGCCTCGCCGTCTCCCTCGAACTCCCGCTGCTGGTCGTGGACATCCAGCGCGGCGGCCCCTCCACCGGCCTGCCCACCAAGACCGAGCAGGCGGACCTGCTGCAGGCCATGTTCGGCCGCAACGGCGAGGCCCCCGTCCCGGTGGTCGCCCCCGCCACCCCGGCCGAGTGCTTCGACGCCGCCCTGGAGGCCGCCCGGATCGCGCTCACCTACCGCACCCCGGTGTTCCTGCTATCCGACGGCTACCTGGCCAACGGCTCCGAACCCTGGCGGATCCCGAAGGTCGACGAACTCCCCGACCTCACCGTCGAGTTCGCCACCGAGCCGAACCACACCCTGGAGGACGGCAGCACCGCCTTCTGGCCGTACAAGCGCGACCCGCAGACCCTCGCCCGCCCCTGGGCCGTCCCCGGCACCCCGGGCCTGGAACACCGCATCGGCGGCATCGAGAAGCAGAACGGCACCGGCAACATCTCCTACGACCCGGCCAACCACGACTTCATGGTCCGCACCCGGCAGGCCAAGGTCGACGGCATCGCCGTCCCCGCGGTGGAGGTCGACGACCCCTCCGGCGAGGCCCGCGTCCTGGTGCTCGGCTGGGGCTCCACCTACGGCCCGATCACCGCGGCCGTCCGCCGGGTCCGCGCCGACGGCGGCCACGTCGCGCAGGCCCACCTGCGCCACCTCAACCCCTTCCCGGCCAACCTCGGCGCGGTGCTGAAGGGCTACGACAAGGTCATCGTGCCCGAGATGAACCTCGGCCAGCTGGCGCTGCTGCTGCGCGCCAAGTACCTGGTGGACGCCCAGTCCTACAACCAGGTACGCGGACTCCCCTTCAAGGCGGCCCAGTTGGCGGACGTGCTCTGGGCCGCGATCGGCAACCTGGACGAGGAGAGCTAG
- the rarD gene encoding EamA family transporter RarD, translating into MTDESRQETGRGLWYGFAAYGMWGLFPLFWPLLEPAAAADILANRMVWSLVAVALMILVQRRWAWIRPLLAQPRRLALSALAAAVITVNWGVYIWGVNSGHVVETSLGYFINPLVTIAFGVLVLRERLRPAQWAAVGVGAAAVAVLTVGYGRLPWIALTLALSFATYGLLKKKIALGGLESLAVESAAMFPFAAAFLVWTAAHGEGSFGRVVPGEYGWGHSGLLMLSGVVTAIPLMCFGAAAVRVPLTTLGLLQYLAPVFQFLIGVAVFHESMPPARWAGFALVWAALVILTVDAFRRVRADRAHAPARTAAAAAPAPAEAPADRQPA; encoded by the coding sequence ATGACCGACGAATCCCGGCAGGAGACCGGACGAGGACTCTGGTACGGATTCGCCGCCTACGGCATGTGGGGGCTCTTCCCGCTGTTCTGGCCCCTCCTGGAGCCCGCCGCGGCCGCCGACATCCTCGCCAACCGGATGGTCTGGTCCCTGGTCGCCGTCGCCCTGATGATCCTCGTCCAGCGCCGCTGGGCGTGGATCCGCCCGCTGCTCGCCCAGCCGCGCCGGCTCGCCCTCTCCGCCCTCGCCGCCGCCGTCATCACGGTCAACTGGGGCGTCTACATCTGGGGCGTCAACTCCGGACACGTCGTCGAGACCAGCCTCGGCTACTTCATCAACCCGCTGGTCACCATCGCCTTCGGCGTCCTGGTGCTGCGGGAACGGCTCCGCCCGGCCCAGTGGGCCGCGGTCGGCGTCGGCGCCGCGGCGGTCGCCGTCCTCACCGTCGGCTACGGCCGGCTGCCCTGGATCGCCCTCACCCTCGCGCTCTCCTTCGCCACCTACGGCCTGCTGAAGAAGAAGATCGCCCTCGGCGGGCTGGAGAGCCTCGCGGTGGAGAGCGCGGCGATGTTCCCCTTCGCGGCCGCGTTCCTCGTCTGGACGGCCGCCCACGGCGAGGGCAGCTTCGGACGGGTGGTGCCCGGGGAGTACGGCTGGGGACACTCCGGACTGCTGATGCTCAGCGGCGTGGTGACCGCGATCCCGCTGATGTGCTTCGGGGCGGCGGCGGTACGGGTGCCGCTGACCACGCTCGGGCTGCTGCAGTACCTGGCGCCGGTGTTCCAGTTCCTGATCGGCGTGGCCGTCTTCCACGAGTCGATGCCGCCCGCCCGCTGGGCCGGCTTCGCCCTGGTCTGGGCCGCCCTCGTCATCCTCACCGTCGACGCCTTCCGCCGCGTCCGCGCCGACCGCGCCCACGCCCCGGCCCGCACCGCGGCAGCCGCCGCCCCGGCCCCGGCCGAGGCCCCGGCCGACCGCCAGCCGGCCTAA
- a CDS encoding ABC transporter permease: protein MSRAEAAAGVRGYAALFGSELVLTFRRTRTLVLLGILASLPVLIGVVVKLNTGEAHGGDGPAFLAQVTQNGLFLVFTALAVALPVFLPLTVGVVAGDAVAGEAAGGTLRYLLVAPAGRTRLLAAKFTAGLAYCAAATTVVALSALATGLALFPVGEVTLLSGDVIGPGEAVFRVVLVAAVVAASLTGLVAIGLFVSTLTGSGIAAMAATVVLVITVQILDGFPQLNAIQPWLFTHHWLTFGDLLRERMYWDGVLRNLGLQAAYTAVFASAAWARFTTRDVTA, encoded by the coding sequence ATGTCGCGGGCTGAGGCGGCGGCCGGGGTGCGCGGGTACGCGGCGCTGTTCGGCAGCGAGCTGGTGCTGACGTTCCGTCGGACGCGGACGCTGGTGCTGCTCGGGATCCTGGCCTCGCTGCCGGTGCTGATCGGCGTGGTGGTGAAGCTGAACACCGGGGAGGCGCACGGCGGGGACGGCCCGGCGTTCCTCGCCCAGGTGACCCAGAACGGCCTGTTCCTGGTGTTCACGGCGCTGGCGGTGGCCCTGCCGGTGTTCCTGCCGCTGACGGTCGGGGTGGTGGCGGGCGACGCGGTGGCCGGTGAGGCGGCCGGCGGCACGCTGCGCTACCTGCTGGTGGCGCCGGCCGGGCGGACCAGGCTGCTGGCCGCGAAGTTCACCGCGGGGCTGGCGTACTGCGCGGCGGCCACCACGGTGGTCGCGCTGTCGGCGCTGGCCACCGGGCTGGCGCTGTTCCCGGTCGGCGAGGTGACGCTGCTCTCCGGGGACGTGATCGGTCCCGGGGAGGCGGTGTTCCGGGTGGTGCTGGTGGCCGCGGTGGTGGCCGCCTCGCTGACCGGGCTGGTCGCGATCGGGCTGTTCGTCTCCACGCTGACCGGCAGCGGGATCGCGGCGATGGCGGCCACCGTGGTGCTGGTGATCACGGTGCAGATCCTGGACGGCTTCCCGCAGTTGAACGCGATCCAGCCGTGGCTGTTCACCCACCACTGGCTGACCTTCGGCGACCTGCTGCGGGAGCGGATGTACTGGGACGGCGTGCTGCGGAACCTCGGCCTGCAGGCCGCCTACACGGCGGTGTTCGCCTCGGCCGCCTGGGCGAGGTTCACCACCCGGGACGTGACCGCCTGA
- a CDS encoding SDR family oxidoreductase, whose product MIVVTGATGQLGRLVVEGLLARVPAAEIAVAVRSPEKAADWAARGVDVRAVDYSRPQTLTGAFAEGDRVLLISGSEVGSRVGQHAAVVEAARAAGVALLAYTGVLGGDDAGFTLAEEHKATEAAIRASGLPFVFLRNGWYTENYTAQAAGTVERGAVLGSSGDGRVASAARRDYADAAVAVLTGQGHENAVYELSGDTAWSFSEYAAELAARSGKPVVYRDVTPEEHHEALVGAGLPEGFAGILVDVDAAIGRGELARTPGDLARLIGRPTTPLAESVRVALGA is encoded by the coding sequence ATGATCGTCGTCACCGGAGCCACCGGACAGCTGGGCCGCCTGGTCGTGGAGGGCCTGCTGGCCAGGGTCCCCGCCGCGGAGATCGCCGTCGCGGTGCGCTCGCCCGAGAAGGCCGCGGACTGGGCCGCCCGCGGTGTCGACGTCCGGGCGGTCGACTACAGCCGGCCTCAGACCCTGACGGGGGCGTTCGCCGAGGGCGACCGGGTGCTGCTGATCTCCGGCAGCGAGGTCGGCTCCCGGGTCGGCCAGCACGCCGCCGTGGTGGAGGCCGCCCGGGCGGCGGGGGTGGCCCTGCTCGCGTACACCGGCGTGCTCGGCGGCGACGACGCCGGTTTCACCCTCGCCGAGGAGCACAAGGCCACCGAGGCGGCGATTCGGGCCAGCGGCCTGCCCTTCGTCTTCCTGCGCAACGGCTGGTACACCGAGAACTACACCGCCCAGGCGGCCGGCACCGTGGAGCGCGGGGCGGTCCTGGGCAGCAGCGGCGACGGCCGGGTCGCCTCCGCCGCCCGCCGCGACTACGCGGACGCCGCCGTGGCGGTGCTCACCGGCCAGGGCCACGAGAACGCCGTCTACGAGCTGAGCGGCGACACCGCCTGGAGCTTCTCCGAGTACGCCGCCGAGCTGGCCGCCCGCTCCGGCAAGCCGGTCGTCTACCGGGACGTCACTCCGGAGGAGCACCATGAGGCCCTGGTCGGCGCCGGCCTCCCGGAGGGCTTCGCGGGCATCCTGGTCGACGTGGACGCCGCCATCGGGCGCGGTGAACTGGCCCGCACCCCGGGCGACCTCGCCCGGCTGATCGGCCGCCCGACCACCCCGCTCGCCGAGTCGGTCCGGGTCGCGCTCGGGGCGTGA
- a CDS encoding LolA family protein yields MEEQERPYRSRRRSAVRVAVPAAVATAIAVGVGLVPALASDTSPDLPAVTAEQLVAKVLGADADAFSGTVKVKADLGLPPGLSAMAGAGGMGGGRGGESGADPSAKALELLGGEHTLQVAVDGPERQRIGLLGKLSGFELVHNGTDLWAWDSAANEAVHATAPEGAAARSEGLPLNGAATPQEVAKRFLAATSGSTSVAVDGTTSVAGRKAYLLSVKPSGSGSTLREVRVSVDAEHGVPLAVLVTGTDGDRVFDARFSSVSFTRPDAKTFAFSAPKGAKVTEHRAGDGPTGGGHGDAGREHPEADGAARPAGEPEVRVIGEAWTAVVAAKLPQAQPADGQPPASSGREKGAPLDGASFAKSLGKPVGGGTLISTKVVNVLVTDDGRVFAGAVTLPVLQSAAGVR; encoded by the coding sequence GTGGAGGAGCAGGAGAGGCCGTACCGGTCGCGTCGTCGGTCGGCGGTGCGGGTGGCGGTGCCGGCGGCGGTGGCCACGGCGATCGCGGTGGGGGTCGGCCTGGTGCCGGCGCTGGCCAGTGACACCTCGCCGGACCTGCCGGCGGTGACGGCGGAGCAGCTGGTGGCGAAGGTGCTGGGGGCGGACGCCGACGCCTTCAGCGGGACGGTGAAGGTCAAGGCCGATCTGGGTCTGCCGCCGGGGCTGTCGGCGATGGCCGGCGCGGGCGGGATGGGCGGCGGCCGCGGCGGGGAGTCCGGGGCGGATCCGTCGGCGAAGGCGCTGGAGCTGCTGGGCGGGGAGCACACCCTGCAGGTGGCGGTGGACGGGCCCGAGCGGCAGCGGATCGGGCTGCTGGGCAAGCTGTCGGGCTTCGAGCTGGTGCACAACGGCACGGATCTGTGGGCCTGGGACAGCGCGGCCAACGAGGCCGTGCACGCCACGGCGCCCGAGGGGGCGGCGGCGCGGTCCGAGGGGCTGCCGCTGAACGGTGCGGCGACGCCGCAGGAGGTGGCGAAGCGGTTCCTGGCCGCGACCTCCGGTTCGACCTCGGTGGCGGTGGACGGCACGACCTCGGTGGCCGGGCGGAAGGCGTACCTGCTGAGCGTGAAGCCCTCGGGTTCGGGTTCGACGCTGCGCGAGGTGCGGGTGTCGGTGGACGCGGAGCACGGGGTGCCGCTGGCGGTGCTGGTGACCGGGACGGACGGCGACCGGGTGTTCGACGCCCGGTTCAGCTCGGTCTCGTTCACCCGTCCGGACGCGAAGACCTTCGCCTTCTCGGCGCCCAAGGGGGCCAAGGTGACCGAGCACCGGGCCGGGGACGGTCCGACCGGTGGCGGCCACGGCGACGCGGGCCGGGAGCACCCGGAGGCGGACGGCGCCGCCCGCCCGGCCGGGGAGCCCGAGGTCCGGGTGATCGGTGAGGCCTGGACGGCCGTGGTCGCCGCGAAGCTGCCCCAGGCGCAGCCCGCGGACGGACAGCCGCCGGCCTCCTCCGGCCGGGAGAAGGGTGCGCCGCTGGACGGCGCGTCCTTCGCGAAGTCGCTGGGCAAGCCGGTCGGCGGCGGCACGCTGATCAGCACCAAGGTGGTGAACGTGCTGGTCACCGATGACGGCCGGGTGTTCGCCGGTGCGGTGACCCTGCCGGTGCTGCAGAGCGCGGCCGGGGTGCGGTAG
- a CDS encoding winged helix-turn-helix transcriptional regulator, with translation MQVSQVAAESAVTAPPDVTDRMCPSRVVLEHVTSKWGVLILIALAEREHRFSELRRRVAGVSEKMLAQTLQTLERDGFVHREAHPVIPPRVDYRLTPLGVEAAGMVSALAHWVESRTPDVLTAREVYDTR, from the coding sequence ATGCAGGTAAGCCAGGTGGCCGCGGAGTCGGCCGTCACCGCACCGCCGGACGTCACCGACCGGATGTGCCCCTCCCGGGTCGTGCTGGAGCACGTCACCAGCAAGTGGGGGGTGCTGATCCTGATCGCGCTCGCCGAGCGGGAGCACCGGTTCAGCGAGCTGCGGCGGCGGGTGGCCGGGGTGAGCGAGAAGATGCTGGCGCAGACGCTCCAGACGCTGGAGCGGGACGGGTTCGTGCACCGCGAGGCGCACCCGGTGATCCCGCCACGGGTGGACTACCGGCTGACGCCGCTGGGCGTGGAGGCGGCCGGGATGGTCTCCGCCCTGGCCCACTGGGTCGAGAGCCGGACACCGGACGTCCTGACGGCCCGCGAGGTCTACGACACCCGCTGA
- a CDS encoding 2-oxoacid:ferredoxin oxidoreductase subunit beta, whose protein sequence is MTDHRFPSLRLVPKSDTPQSAKDFKTDQEVRWCPGCGDYAILAAVQGFMPELGIRRENTVFVSGIGCSSRFPYYMNTYGMHSIHGRAPAIATGLAASRPDLSVWVVTGDGDALSIGGNHLIHALRRNVNLKILLFNNRIYGLTKGQYSPTSELGKITKSTPMGSLDAPFNPLSLAIGAEASFVARTIDSDRQHLQSVLRAAAEHEGAALVEIYQNCNIFNDGAFEVLKEPGTRDEALIRLEHGQPIRFGTDQGVFRGADGELYVDTVTAENEGRVLVHDAGAAGPATAFALTRLADADTLHHTPIGVLRDVNRPVYDTLMAEQLDRAVADRGPGDLGKLLTGNDTWSVA, encoded by the coding sequence ATGACCGACCACAGGTTCCCCTCGCTCAGGCTGGTGCCCAAGAGCGACACCCCGCAGAGCGCCAAGGACTTCAAGACCGACCAGGAGGTCCGCTGGTGCCCCGGCTGCGGTGACTACGCCATCCTGGCGGCCGTCCAGGGCTTCATGCCCGAGCTCGGCATCCGCCGCGAGAACACCGTCTTCGTCTCCGGCATCGGCTGCTCCTCCCGCTTCCCGTACTACATGAACACCTACGGGATGCACTCCATCCACGGCCGCGCCCCGGCGATCGCCACCGGCCTCGCCGCCTCCCGCCCCGACCTGTCGGTCTGGGTGGTCACCGGCGACGGCGACGCCCTGTCCATCGGCGGCAACCACCTGATCCACGCCCTGCGGAGGAACGTCAACCTCAAGATCCTGCTGTTCAACAACCGGATCTACGGCCTCACCAAGGGCCAGTACTCGCCCACCAGCGAGCTCGGCAAGATCACCAAGTCCACGCCGATGGGCTCCCTGGACGCGCCGTTCAACCCACTCTCGCTGGCCATCGGCGCCGAGGCCTCCTTCGTCGCCCGGACCATCGACTCCGACCGGCAGCACCTGCAGTCCGTCCTGCGGGCCGCCGCCGAGCACGAGGGCGCCGCGCTGGTGGAGATCTACCAGAACTGCAACATCTTCAACGACGGCGCCTTCGAGGTCCTCAAGGAGCCCGGCACCCGCGACGAGGCCCTGATCCGGCTGGAGCACGGGCAGCCGATCCGCTTCGGCACCGACCAGGGGGTCTTCCGCGGCGCGGACGGCGAGCTGTACGTCGACACCGTCACCGCGGAGAACGAGGGACGCGTCCTGGTCCACGACGCCGGGGCGGCCGGCCCCGCCACCGCCTTCGCCCTCACCCGTCTCGCCGACGCCGACACCCTGCACCACACCCCGATCGGCGTCCTGCGCGACGTCAACCGGCCGGTCTACGACACCCTGATGGCCGAGCAGCTCGACCGCGCGGTCGCCGACCGCGGGCCGGGGGACCTCGGCAAGCTCCTCACCGGCAACGACACCTGGTCGGTCGCCTGA
- a CDS encoding ABC transporter ATP-binding protein: MVAGGRIAEGGPAPAGEVIRTRGLTKRFRGGQLAVDGLDLAVPRGSVFGFLGPNGSGKTTTIRMLMGLIAPTDGVATVLGEPMPQAVDRVLPRVGALIEGPALYGFLSGRDNLVRFDAADPTADPRTRARRVAEALDRVGLTAAAGKRAKAYSLGMKQRLGLAAALLRPRELLVLDEPTNGLDPQGMREIRALVREVAADGTTVFLSSHLLDEIEQVCTHAAVMSRGRLVVQGTVGELAARAQGRLVVRTPDVVAAAKVLAEHGVADLRGGEGRVDGVLPEGAPVGGGSLEGSSVGGSWLDGSSVDGSSAGAEQVLAGLCGALVGAGVRVHGFGLERGTLEDAFVALTGEGFDVAG; this comes from the coding sequence GTGGTGGCGGGGGGCCGGATCGCCGAGGGCGGTCCGGCCCCTGCCGGCGAGGTGATCCGGACGCGGGGGCTGACCAAGCGCTTCCGGGGCGGGCAGCTCGCCGTGGACGGCCTGGACCTGGCGGTGCCGCGCGGCAGCGTGTTCGGCTTCCTGGGTCCCAACGGCTCGGGGAAGACCACCACGATCCGGATGCTGATGGGCCTGATCGCGCCCACGGACGGGGTGGCCACGGTGCTGGGCGAGCCGATGCCGCAGGCGGTGGACCGGGTGCTGCCCCGGGTCGGCGCGCTGATCGAGGGCCCGGCGCTGTACGGGTTCCTGTCCGGCCGGGACAACCTGGTCCGGTTCGACGCCGCCGATCCGACGGCCGATCCCCGGACCCGGGCGCGCCGGGTCGCCGAGGCGCTGGACCGGGTGGGGCTGACCGCCGCCGCGGGCAAGCGGGCGAAGGCGTACTCGCTGGGCATGAAGCAGCGGCTGGGGCTGGCGGCGGCGCTGCTGCGGCCGCGGGAGCTGCTGGTGCTGGACGAGCCGACGAACGGGCTGGACCCGCAGGGCATGCGGGAGATCCGGGCGCTGGTGCGGGAGGTGGCGGCGGACGGCACCACGGTGTTCCTCTCCTCGCACCTGCTGGACGAGATCGAGCAGGTCTGCACGCACGCCGCGGTGATGTCCCGCGGGCGGCTGGTGGTGCAGGGCACGGTCGGCGAGCTGGCCGCCCGGGCGCAGGGCCGGCTGGTGGTGCGGACGCCGGACGTGGTCGCGGCGGCGAAGGTGCTGGCGGAGCACGGGGTGGCGGACCTGCGCGGCGGCGAGGGCCGGGTGGACGGGGTGCTGCCGGAGGGTGCTCCGGTGGGCGGCGGTTCGCTGGAGGGCTCGTCGGTGGGCGGCTCCTGGCTGGACGGCTCCTCGGTGGACGGCTCCTCGGCGGGTGCCGAGCAGGTGCTGGCCGGGCTGTGCGGGGCGCTGGTCGGGGCCGGGGTGCGGGTGCACGGCTTCGGGCTGGAGCGCGGCACGCTGGAGGACGCCTTCGTGGCGCTGACCGGGGAGGGTTTCGATGTCGCGGGCTGA